The sequence TGctaggatacaagcttggttacagaacgtaaccgcgcgaagtcacaatcagaGTGTGTATAATGGATgttttttagcacagttaaacaaaagcatattaaaacagtcactggtacaattggttacaataatGATTGTTTTCGATAAACCAAtcatgttctcgtgataaaGGTGAGTAACTACATGCTTCTATCGACAGAACGAAGGATAACCACTAGTaagaaattggtgagccctgtTTTTAACACAAAAAATTAATTTCTGTTTTGCCTATTTTTTCTTAGCTATAATAGTAAGCCTTCTGATTAACATTAACCTcgtgtatatatttatatctatTGTTTTTAGTCGCAAATTGTTTGTGTTGCCATTATTTTACCTTATTCATATCATAATAATATTTTGGTCATATACCACATGTCAGGCTCCATCCAAACCGAAAACCTGGAGGATAAATGTAATTTATCAGTGGtagagatagacactgttatacCTAAGCCctacttccagaatttgatcgtagtgactCCAGGTTATGTTTCGCTCAACTGGAGTACTATTTTACGAGAAACCATATTACATCTGAGGAAATTCGCTACCGAGATTTATACTCTGTAGTgtctccttcagtcgccaaggATGTCTGTGAATTATTTTGAGTCCACTTTTCGTGCCTCTAGGTAACCCTTGTgttattgatagaagaaaccagacaagtagtgaataagtctttatttagatctttgtgcagtcacagtggagcgtgggattatttgtcCAGACAAATAAAGCCTCTGAACATTCAACATAAggtaataggaaatataacgtctatacaaaataaagaagtgaatgaatactcgAACTATACTGTCTTGACACATGCTTAGTTGTTTGAAGTGAACTCTTAACCAATAAACCTAACATCACAACTATGTACCATTTTAAAATGGTAGGTTACAAACCGTCTATCATAATCAGACGGCCAAAGAATTCAAAGGTTTGTAGTAGCATAACTAtgcaatcctcaaagctgaacgtGAGATAACTGGAAACATAGATATTCAACACTTAACACGAAAAGAATGCCAACAGTGATGAACGCAGGAAAAATCATTCGAAATTCATTGGCATGGCTCATCCTTGCAGACGTGGTCATTCTGCATAACTTATGCCTACccacattaaatacattattctgTATTTAGCCTAACTGTGTCCTTCAGGGGCGCTAGAGTTCATATTGCTCATTCTTACGATACAACGAGGAACCAACACGTCATCGGTTCATTCCCTTTTTTAATGTTACATTTTGATGTTTCCAAAGGATAgtttaattttatataaatgtAGTTGAGTTGTGTAATTGTTTTGTTCGCACTTTTGGCTGATTGTGGAATAAACTATTCCGTCATATGAACTGGTCTTCTTCCTCttgttagcggggctgggactcGTCGGGACAACTAACTTGTCTTATCGTTGTGTCGTTATTCCTTTTTTCCGTTCACCCATTTTAATTGATCTCGTAATTTCTCGAAGCATAGCAGGTGTATTGACGACTTATTAATTACTAGTCTGGTTTACAATCACACAAACAACAAGTAGGAGCAGTGACTAAACAGTTAAATGAAAAGAGAATAAACATGCATCAAAGTAAATGTGTTTTTGATGTTCAAACTCCAGAATTTTTCGGACACACAATGAGCCCAGAAGAGATTACACCACTAAAAAATGGACCCCATCAGATAATgccccatacctagttctccAACGCGACTTAGAAGTTTTCAAGCTCTGATCAACTTTTATTGTAGATTCAAACCCATTTATGTCCAACAGTCCAACATCTGATATATCCACTTAAACGAAAACCAAAAGAAATTAAGCTCACTCCTGACGTTATTAAGGCTATTGAACAGCTAAATGATAGACTAGCTAAAACATCTACGTTGAAATATTCAAAATCCCGTCAATGGTGACTGCTTCGGATAAAACAGTGGGCGGTATCCGTAACCAACTGGATGAAAAACGCCTAGAAACAGATTATGTTCGTCTCAAAAAGAATCGCACCGTCAGGGACGAGATATTCTGCCTTCTGAAGAAAAATTGTCGCAATCTAACTGACCGTCAAGCATTTGCGACAATATTGAAAACCAAGGAATCCATAGTTTATACGCACCATATACCACTAACCAATTCATTAAAAACGTGACTCCATAAGTATTCTCCTTGAGAGGTTTAATACCTTAACTGTATATCATAGTTCACCAGCcgtatccgacatgtcaaaggtcggGACAATCATGCGGCAGATGCATTATCTCCGCTAGAAATGAACATAATACAACAATCTGCAGTAAATTTTGGAGCTCTGGGAAGCAAACAGAAAGAGGATCAAGATTCTCAAAACCTACTCACAGCAAAGAACTCTAGTCTGAAATTGAGACATCTACCATCACATATAGAATGTAGTCTTAGTTATATTGGGAATAAGAACAGCTGTCAAAACTGATTCACAGTGTCCAACAGTAAAACTAGTCttttgtagcgtggcgtcgagttaaggttaactatgaacaccgctaccaagaaacacgtgccaagcgaatcagaaggcgagggttggacgtaaccaaatagatccataaaatccccgagaagccaaatatcagaaaacagttaatggaccaagtcgaggtttattagctggcgatctcgtggcatcgaaaggataccgagatcgtgccaagatacaaccttggttacaggtaaccgaattcgcgcgaagttacaatcgaagtgtaagtataagaatggaagcacaatatagctgtcattagcacagtcaaacaaaagcacgttaaaacaaacactggtacagttggttataataataataattgtttttattaagccagtcgtgttctcgtgataaatgtgagtcactacaggagccccccgctagaaagggtttacactttctatagatagcggtttaaatcgtgggactgatcggctgacgagcgattgtaggacggaagaattggcgaacaggaaagcgatcgttgatcgtcgagttgccaacgaaggtcgttttcggagaacagtaccaggagcgatgtgttgtatttattgcttcaGTCGGCATGctaccagagtggtttgtatccagaatctgaagatggcgttcgtaggggtccggaccagaaacgctgcagacgaaggacgaaaccacgttgagccaaaagaccagaagcgaccataacgaccaagttcgagaccaagcgtatgccaagcattcgaaaccaatatatcgactgagtacgttgacaagagcgtggatgatcaggccagctttcgccaaagttgactgaagtcgacggaaccaaacggagatggtcgaaggcgtgggctcaggaaacaaaaagaaaatcaaaaaagagaagagtgtagcatgcgtgtagtataggaataatcctacaccgtatcggttgttgactgtgcgactattcgcggaagcgtatgGGCAActgtactcggcgaccggaacgtgagacggcagtctcgttcgcgtcgcgtgagcctgcaatctcatccgaagtcaagggcggcgtggtctgctgatctggacgtgagactgtcgtctcatccgtagacggtgcagatgacgcgtgctgttgactgggacgtgagaatgaggtctcagatgtatctagcgtgggacctgaagatggtttgaggatcccgctagtaggtttgctaggtctagcattgaatctcaggttatcagatagggcactgtcatcgacgtgtgctggtttgagacgatcaacgctgacgatctcgacgcggccgtgtcgatcaaccttgaaggtcttttcgtgacgagcgatcacgtgaaaagggccttcgtaaggttgttgccaaggtttgcgtaccgaatctactcgtacaaaaacatgtggacaggtagataactctcgagagagagcgacctgtagatgttgtattcgagttgacaccggagacagcgttcgcataaatgcagacagtcaatggacgtagtctgatttaccgaaattaggtctgctccgtggtgtgaagaattctccgggcagacgcaatgttttgccgtataccagttcggcggcggaacattgtatatctgccttcaagctcgttcgaatacctaaggggacgagcgataaggtttcgtaccagttgtcgtcctcgtgtgctcgtagagcattGTTAAGTTGgtagtgaaaccgttcaacttaaccatttgatgctgggaggtagacgttaatgcgtatgcgaatgcattccgtaccaagcagccgggtcagcgaggagaatagttaataggggaaaatttctcgaataaagcgtggaattcatcgtcacgcgaataaaaagtaacaaggattcggtacacatacatgtgagtctattatattaatactattcttatcgttatccgtcatgtcgagtatattatacattaaaaaatatgaaaatatacgacagacgtggatagataaatcatagactcaccgaattggcttctttggaaggtTTGACCcgaggttgaggcgtgttccaaactttgggctcaccaattgtagcgtggcgtcgagttaaggttaactatgaacaccgctaccaagaaacacgtgccaagcgaatcagaaggcgagggttggacgtaaccaaatagatccataaaatccccgagaagccaaatatcagaaaacagttaatggaccaagtcgaggtttattagctggcgatctcgtggcatcgaaaggataccgagatcgtgccaagatacaaccttggttacaggtaaccgaattcgcgcgaagttacaatcgaagtgtaagtataagaatggaagcacaatatagctgtcattagcacagtcaaacaaaagcacgttaaaacaaacactggtacagttggttataataataataattgtttttattaagccagtcgtgttctcgtgataaatgtgagtcactacacttTAACAAAACTCTAAGACTACTGGGTGAGTTTAGTAATCTATGCACTGACAATAAAGATGTTGATATAGAAAGTTCCGTAGACCGACTATGGGACAAAATGTCTAAACCTAAACCAACTATTACTCGTGAACATTCGTGAGCGACATATATATTGAAGGACCTCAGCAGTCGCGCACACGTCTGGATAAAATGTAACAAGGTGAAAGCACCACTTGGTCCCTCATTCGAAGGTCCATACAAAGTTATTTCAAGAAAACCTAAATGATTCGTGTTGAAAAACGTGGAAACACAAACTCAGTAAACGTTGATTGGCTGGAACGGCTTATCCAGATAAAAAGGTCTCTCTCCTCAAGTCTCCCCCCCTGAGCTTTCATTATGTGGCCTTGATTAAAAACTTGCCTGTTGTTGCGtaattttattgtaaaatgtTGCCGGACTACTTGCAATAAAGTCGCGTTTGACTAACCTCAAGGTCAAGGCGCGGTTCAGTTTATGGATGTTATCCTTAGACTGTCTGTTTGAGAAGGTTACCGGAATCTTGCAGATAGATATCAAATACCaccttgttgggaatatttttattgattctcggGTATCAAACTCTTGTTTATTAACCATTCCCTTTGTTGCTAAGCCCTTTAGAATGTGTTAGAGAAACCCtcgactgtatagcacaggctatgccgtttgaggtattttgtaatTACCTACCATCATCATTTTTCGTTACCAACAATTCATTTATGTGTATTGTGTATAGACACATGGATTGCCAAAAATCCTTTCATGACAATCGCCTACTTACTATTAAAGTGTAGTATAATGGGATGAGATTAAAAGTGGATGAAAAAGTGGGGtttgtgaaaataaaatgatgaCGCGGAGTGCATGAGATACAATATTTGAGGATGTAAATATGAAGACagtgtggtggaccagacagatatgaacgcgaaaagtatcaacaaagttactaaagatcaatagtaatattaatatataccagTTAATTGTTACAGATGCAATAAAAAATTGgaacgttacttaaattgaccaaatgttgcgtgttctgattggaTCCGGTATTGTAAATCCACAATCATAAATGCTCGGTGATTCTGATCGGGTTGACGAACTCTCCAGTGATATAATCCAACGTAGAATGTGATATATATTCCAATTGCactctataaatgtagatagtatttgattttgacttcagttaactcaatcgcAAACGAAGATAGAACAAGGAATGTGTtagtagtagtgtatttgttagccagcaagagtatgtcacgctatgtcagTATCATAAgggaaagtgtcttcaaggtcatttactaaaacatcaggtacaatcatttaatgataaaatatacatacagtgaaagattgacaaaataaatacaaataatattaaaaactatttacaaaataagcttgtcggGCCTATCTCCACAACGGATGCTTATTATATTACACATTTTTGATCTTGAAATACAAAAGACGTGAAATTAATGCAAGAATTTAACTGTATTAGAAGTAACTAACAGACAGACAAATTTAACGAGCATGTACATAATTGCCTCCAAATGGCATGGTATGGCCGAGGGTAgaaagagtccgctctccctcttgaaatgctctcacatggccactgTCAGCCAGcaactgtcagggaagtcctgtTCACTGCCCTCGCACGACGgagatgttgtttacgaaatccagaggatgaaaagcgaatgttcggtactttaaccgggttagtggacatggagagGGAGCTGACgaacccttattccaaaccaatggtgtacacgggctccagaatcctgaacgaatggcgtatggacAAATTGTTTGTTACCGGCTACTGTGAGGTCGCCTTTATTGactttgctccactgccttgtgggtcagacctttaggtcaaaggccccATAtctggctccctaagaaaaccacctgcttcggtctgagcacccggggagtatcatagcccacacaccaaccaagtgacttgtatggcgcatatgtattcagtgctcccttgtaccaatatttatgtgttcaaataaataaaaaatatacaagAATAAACATATCGAAGACTATGGTCGTAAAACATTGTCAATAAATTCACCACATGTTTATAGTCGGTCGTTCACTCTTGTGATAGTAATATTCATGCATATACAATGGGCGAGAGAGAAACCACAGTGAGCTATTATGCACAAATAAGCCACTCACCTGTTAAACAGCATCTCTCATATGGTCCTATCTGGTCAACATGCATTAGCTGTGAACATTATTCacttaattgaaataaaaataccCACTCAGTTTTCGTCTTTTTTTATTACCTAGCTAGTTAGATAAGAATTGAGGGTATATATGATTGAGAACGTATCGAACAGTAGAAATATTGATGTTGGACGACACTGTTAACTCCATGGAAGGGTCTACCGAAGGTGGCAAGAATACTGAGAACACATGGACTTTTGGAAATTTATTAGAGAAATTTAGGAGACAACGGATTACAATATCCAGATCATCAGAGAACAATTACCGAATCTGTCTCAAATTTCAACATGTTCTCCAGAAGCTTTTATAGTCTTCAGGTCGGTCACAACTTTATGAATACTCTCGTTTTTATACCTCATTTGATTTATTAGAAAAGCTTCTTTTATACTTCGTGTCGTCCATCTGTCATTCAGGAGTAGAGATCTTCTGAGGACTAGGAGGTGGTTAGATAATCAGTGCTTGGAATTTCAAGTAGCAGACACATCAGTTGCATATTTTCAAATCGATTCACCACATAAATGCAGATTTCTGTTGAAACCGGTGTTAACACATCAAGGTAATCACGCCAAAATTTGTAGGAGAGGACAGGTTGATGTCCTGTAACAAAAATACTAAAAGTATGTACTTAAATACCGTTAATATCATTCTTTACTACACATTTTTCCATGATTAATAAACTGAGTGATCaatgattagtggtggtgtgtgctacttatatcgaaataagtagtatatgacgttagtcgtgaacagaatgacTGGCAGCAGAGAAACAACAGGATCAAACAGCAAAGAATGGAAGCAGAATGCAGTTTGTATGAAAACGcgagaacaatgaagtctgagtcattttgagacaactgatggacgTTTTGCAAATTAtgcatttactatatgattgtttgattttatcaacaagtcctgtaattttgtgtcaaatacattcgattgtcccaccACTGGTGTTCTGTTCTTTACACTAGTAGTAgtgtaagtagtagtagtatttgatGTTATTGTGACCATTGTCCTGTTTACACGAATATTTTTGAGGATCTCACACATTAAATTGGTTTTTAATGTAACAACCCATGTGAATGGCTTCACAGTGAATTCGAATTGCACAATTCCTTCAGGCTTGCAGATAAACCTAAGTGACGTTAATCAAATAGTATGAAGCCTGAGTTCTAAGGCTTTCTATTGATTGGTAAGAGAAtcatcaatacaaacgtcaaggcaGTGCTATTGTACGAAACTGAAAATTAAGAAACTACTAttaccatcatcaaaaaggtacaggtGTTTATAAACCACTGTCTACCCATGATACTCTAGATTCACTGGCCGGAAACAACCAGCAACCACCTACAAtgacagagaacaaaccaacttccagttgaAAAGGAAGTGGGGAAGTAGAtgatggaggtggataggacacagattGTAAaattcatcaaactgcatcgcgAGACAAGCCCAACATGGAATCATGAagggaaaaggaaaagaggaagatccaAGAATACATTGTATTGGGAAGTTGAGGAAgacataaaaacaataaataacaactggaaacaactagaAAAGACAGCTCAGAGCAGAGTTGGTTAGCGAATTCTGGTCGGTAGTCTATGCTCATGTGAACTGTAGCGAATCGactgataaataaaatacacaaaaaaTTTCAAGGAAACATAATGACTCAGTTTTCAGCATATACACATATGGAATCAATATTTGTTTCCGAGATATCGTGAATATTTAATGATGAAAACTGAAGCGAAACAGAGGAAAACACATAGGCACTATAAGAGTGTAGAATACACAACAATAAACTTATTACTTAACCATATGTACACTAATCACTTGTAAATCAAAGCAGACAAgtatcacacacacacacatacatgcatTCACAACCAAACAAATAATTACCCACCAACTTACCTATAAATTCTACCTTAAATAAAAGTGGTTCTCATGATGAAAGTGCGAAATGGTTACACTTCagttaatttaattattgatgaatatttgataaaaaaGAATAGGGAAATACTGATTGTATAGATATTCCCATTATGAAATAACCTTTTCTTTCAGCCTATTTGTATTTGTATGTAAGAGAGGAAGAATTAGACATGTAACTGGATACACATTAATGGAAGGATTTAAAATCTACTATTTAGAATATATTATGATGTATTgaagaaatatttataataacgacaataataataatagtccatcGTAAGATAGAAATTCATTACGGttaaagtgaataattaactgTTTACTGAGTAGGAGCTAATATCATAGTTGTCAAATCTTCCTCAATGCTGATTGAATAAATGTGGGTCAAGCTGTAATCTAACTACTAATCTAACTGATGAGTCGACATCAGATGCACTATGATTTTATGTTAGGTGATTGGAAGTAATCAATGGTATAACCTATTTAACCTATGTTTTGTGCTACCTCATACTCGACAGTAAATTGTACCTGTTATCTTAATCGGATTGGTACTCCGTGACAGATTCTCTTACACGTCATTCAGGTTCAGAGTCAGTCACATTACCAATGAGAAATTCGGACCACGACTAATATATTGTTTcattgagatgtatttacaaaaGACTGACcattgagtagtgaccaatgccATATTGGTCTAGTCATATTAGTGTTATATATAATTGACAAGCCGATCAGATTTCAAGTTGTGGTCATTTATTTTTTGAACATAATTTAGGCACTAGATGATCGATAGTTTATTTCTTCTCAAAAGCTAAGCATGAAATGAGGAAAGCTGATCAGGTCTCAGTCACTAAGACGATTGAAATGGATGAACATGACAAGTCCATGGAATAACAGATGGCCATGGACAGATTATTAAAAAGTTGATAGGGAAGTAGTAATCAGTTCTTCTTTATAAATATAACAGAACACAAACAGAATTGAAAATCTGTAGAAACACTTGAGATGATTTGGCAATTTGCAAAGATAAATTAATAGCAGttgataatcaaaatcaaagagATAACTACATCAGTATTCATCTATTTCGCCACAAAGCATTCTTCTTCTGACAGTCCCTTCTAACTACAAACAGTTAACCAAACATTAACACTTCACAATGAATCTCTAATACACACACTAAGCATGACTTCTAACAGTCGGTCATCAAAATCACACGTTAAATGTTAATCTTTTCCGACCATTTATATGACAAATTATCCAATCATATCTTCTATATTCcaaaatacatttatatttcCTCAATCATTTAGGTGTCATTCATGACTATCCATAAAGTATACGCATACACATTCATCCAACAATGTCTAGTTAAAGtgaatttattcaattcaaataaataatgctTCACTTTAACACATACTCATGAATCATCAATTGTGAAATGGTTATGTGTCAAGAGAAAACACAAAGACCATCTGATAAATAATGTGTTCATTCTTAAGTAAATTCATACTACATACATTTTTTGAATGGAAGGAAACACAATATGTTGAATTGTCCAAACAACAATCGCCTGCCTTCAGTTGATGCATCCAACTCACCTCCACAGTGATGATTCTGTATCAATGAATTAAGACGTCTACCAGCATTCATCACCACTCGTTTgacagaagaagaagaagaagaagaagaagaagaagaagaagaaggaagtCAACAGAACGAGTTACTCACATCAACCAACTCACCAAATCTCTGCCAATCAACACCAATCACACAATTGAccatatttcaacaacaattatGGTCGATAGATAGACAAACAAATAGATTAACGGACAAACAACTTGTCACGGGATAGTGCCAACACATCAAATTTCCTGTTCACATTCACTTTCAACTGTAATTCATacggaagacaaagaatgattgatcaGTTCACCAATGAACACCAAATCTCCTTtgtaaacaaacaacaaaaatagGAGTGGATTGCCTAGTACTTTTATCAGTTTATTCTCGAATGTCTATAACAaggacaacaacaacaacaagtcATGTGATTAGTAAAAATCATCAACACTAACAATAACAAAGACagtgccaataataataataataataataataataataataataatggtaatggtaataataataatcacaaacATAATAAACTCACGTGACAACCGAAAATTCCTGATGAAAAGCaaataatcaaataacaaaGTAAACAGATCgaatactactgctactactactactacaactaaaACAATagtgaaaacaataataataataataataataagaagaagaagaagaagaagaggaagaataAGAATAGTAACGATAACAACAGCTACTGTAGTGGAAGTGTTCGTAGTAAATCTACCGATTAGTTCCAAGTTATTATCCTCCATCCATtaatcattcaaataataaatttaacatgatttggtttattctctccaaAGACAAATAAAGCACAGTCAACTtatgattttcattttcatgTCAATTTTGCATCGGTTATGTTGTTTTATCGGCTGTTCACTTTTTCtccatctctctctctcacacacacacaactaTTTACATCCACTTTTATACAACTATTCTCTCTCTCGTTCGCTCTCACACACACAATCTCTCATCATCTAACTCCCACATTCTCTCTCCCTTTCTCCAGTGCTTCTCTCTCTTCAGTCATGCTGAGAAACAGGAACGATGAGTTAGTCACTCAAGTAACTCAACTACAAGTAGACGAAATGGAAAGATGACAATGTGATTAGACATCCATGAAGAAATTCGTTAGTCTGCTCACTAGATCATTCAAATTCAACATTTAGTTGTGAGTTGAATCGAGAGACGATCAGTTGCATAACTGATTATTATGATAGTGTTTTCAATCGATACATTTGAAATACGTAAATTTGAACAAACCGAAGTATTCATGAAATAGTATTATCTCTTCCACCTCCTTTCAATCATCAATCCTATTACCTGTTCCACCTAAATGTTTGGCAATGGAGGATGATGGATGCTTATAACTTACTCTTATTGGGACATTGGATTTTATGTGATTTCGTATCATCGTTCATATTTAACAAGTTGGGACAACAATGAAAGTGAAATAAGCTAGTAGAAAttacttccttacttacttacgcctgttactcccaatggaacataggccgccgaccagcattctccaactcactctgtcctaggcctacGTTtgtagttccatccaattcctgttcatttctctcatgtctatctccatttcccggcgtagtgtgttctttggtcttcccctcttcctttggccttcaggattccatgtgaggacttgtcttgtgaaacagttgggtgctttcctcaatgtgtgtcccattCACTTCTATCACTTCTACCTGATTTCTTcgtccgctgggatctggtttgttcttccccacagtaggttgtttctaatagtgttcggccaacggatccgaagtattttgcgtagacaactgttgatgtacaacacttgtatcttctggatgatggctttcgtagttctccaggtttctgccccatacagtagaactgtcttgacatttgtattgaaaatcctgactttggtgttggttgacagttgttctgaattccagatgtccttcagttgtaaatatactgctctcgctttaccgatccgcactttcacatctgcatcacatccaccatgttcatcaatgatgctgaccAAATATGTAAAGATATTTACATCTTcaaaatcttctccgtcaattgtgattggattggtgcatactgtgttgtatcggagagtCATGCTTTTCCTTTTTTGTGttgaaacctactgctgctgaggctgctgctttACTGCTCGACTTCcgctgcatttgttgttgtgtgtgcgaTTGAAGagtcagatcatctgcaaagtctagatcgtccaactgtatcctagatgtccactgtatcccatgcttcccttcagatgttgacgtcttcgtGAACCATTCGATCGCCacgagaaagagaaagggtgagagtaagcaacctta comes from Schistosoma haematobium chromosome 3, whole genome shotgun sequence and encodes:
- a CDS encoding hypothetical protein (EggNog:ENOG41KOG4286~COG:Z); protein product: MEDNNLELIGRFTTNTSTTVAVVIVTILILPLLLLLLLIIIIIIIVFTIVLVVVVVVAVVFDLFTLLFDYLLFIRNFRLSREFIMFVIIIITITIIIIIIIIIIIIIGTVFVIVSVDDFY